One window of Sulfurospirillum sp. 1612 genomic DNA carries:
- the ychF gene encoding redox-regulated ATPase YchF translates to MGLGVGIVGLPNIGKSTTFNALTKAQNAQSENYPFCTIEPNKAVVPVPDPRLSELAKIVNPERLQYSTVDFVDIAGLVKGASKGEGLGNKFLSNIREVEVILHMVRCFVDENVVHVEGDVNPLRDIEIIETELILADVEQLDKKIDKLNRQAKFDKAAKATLEIALELKAHLDELQPVSNFAKKEDDLFIELNKELRFLSGKAIIYGANVDEDSLLEDNELVKIVKQHAQEVGAEVITLCAKIEEELVTLEEEEAAEFLADLGVEESGLNKIIHTAFAKLNLISYFTAGVKEVRAWTINKGWKAPKAASVIHNDFEKGFIRAEVISYEDFIACHGENGAKEAGKMRLEGKDYVVQDGDVMHFRFNV, encoded by the coding sequence ATGGGTTTAGGTGTCGGAATTGTAGGACTTCCAAATATCGGTAAATCAACAACGTTTAATGCCCTCACAAAGGCACAAAATGCTCAAAGCGAAAATTACCCTTTTTGTACTATTGAGCCCAATAAAGCAGTGGTACCTGTACCTGATCCTAGACTCTCTGAACTTGCGAAAATCGTCAATCCCGAAAGATTGCAATATTCTACGGTAGATTTTGTTGATATTGCAGGACTTGTCAAGGGGGCGAGCAAGGGAGAAGGATTAGGAAATAAATTTCTCTCCAACATCAGAGAAGTCGAAGTGATTCTTCATATGGTCCGCTGTTTTGTTGATGAAAATGTCGTCCACGTAGAGGGAGATGTCAATCCACTGCGAGATATTGAAATTATAGAAACCGAACTGATTTTGGCAGATGTGGAACAACTTGACAAAAAGATTGATAAACTCAATCGTCAAGCCAAATTTGACAAAGCAGCCAAAGCGACACTTGAAATTGCCCTAGAACTCAAAGCACATTTAGATGAACTACAACCGGTTAGTAATTTTGCAAAAAAAGAAGATGACCTGTTTATAGAATTAAACAAAGAGCTTAGATTCTTATCGGGCAAAGCCATCATTTATGGTGCTAATGTTGATGAAGATTCGCTCCTTGAAGACAATGAATTAGTAAAAATTGTAAAACAACATGCCCAAGAAGTTGGTGCTGAAGTCATCACACTCTGTGCCAAAATCGAAGAAGAATTAGTCACGCTTGAAGAAGAGGAAGCAGCAGAGTTCCTAGCAGATCTTGGCGTCGAAGAATCGGGACTCAATAAAATTATCCATACTGCTTTTGCAAAGCTGAATTTGATTAGCTATTTTACAGCCGGTGTCAAAGAAGTCCGAGCATGGACCATCAACAAAGGATGGAAAGCGCCAAAGGCCGCATCAGTCATTCACAATGATTTCGAAAAAGGCTTTATTCGTGCTGAAGTTATCAGCTATGAAGATTTTATCGCCTGTCATGGTGAAAATGGTGCGAAAGAAGCTGGAAAGATGCGATTAGAAGGTAAAGACTACGTCGTACAAGACGGTGATGTCATGCATTTTAGATTTAATGTATAG
- a CDS encoding TlpA family protein disulfide reductase, whose translation MKKLLIIVMIMCLGISLQAEDIIKTYNIKDAKGNMVSLETKGSGVNFPEFKGKVVLLAFFGRYCPPCIAEIPELVKLQKEYGKNFQIVAMHVQQKMSDTELQDFVSSHKINYTVLPATDQVFDFANFISQRTGWKGQIPYSILFDKNGNAIKTYLGMQKEETLTKDITDLF comes from the coding sequence ATGAAAAAATTGTTAATCATTGTGATGATTATGTGTTTGGGTATCAGTTTACAAGCTGAAGATATTATCAAGACGTATAATATCAAAGATGCAAAAGGAAATATGGTTTCATTAGAGACAAAAGGGAGTGGTGTCAATTTTCCAGAATTTAAAGGCAAAGTTGTCTTGCTTGCGTTCTTTGGTAGATATTGTCCTCCTTGTATCGCAGAGATTCCTGAGTTGGTCAAACTCCAAAAAGAGTACGGCAAAAATTTTCAAATCGTCGCCATGCACGTCCAACAAAAGATGTCAGATACAGAGTTGCAAGATTTTGTAAGCTCACATAAAATAAACTATACCGTACTTCCTGCCACCGATCAAGTATTTGATTTTGCAAATTTCATATCACAAAGAACCGGATGGAAGGGTCAAATCCCCTACTCTATTCTTTTTGATAAAAATGGAAATGCCATCAAAACATATCTAGGAATGCAAAAAGAAGAGACGCTGACTAAAGACATCACTGATCTTTTTTAA
- a CDS encoding globin domain-containing protein — MQYTITQALPGARPPVQIPNPKVLQTLGEDGMRQLVSEHYEILKISSIKHLFPTTDKGLEMAKKHAADFFIQICGGPKYFNESRGAPKMGQRHAPFKITPTARKIWLESYMIVLKDVDLEDSLKQSFWNYLDIFSIWMINTPE; from the coding sequence ATGCAATATACCATCACTCAAGCACTTCCGGGGGCCAGACCTCCGGTACAAATCCCAAATCCGAAAGTGTTGCAAACGCTGGGAGAAGACGGTATGCGCCAACTGGTTTCAGAACACTATGAAATTCTAAAAATCAGTAGCATCAAACACCTTTTCCCTACTACGGATAAGGGGCTTGAGATGGCTAAAAAACATGCTGCAGATTTTTTCATTCAAATTTGTGGCGGTCCAAAATATTTTAATGAATCACGAGGAGCGCCTAAGATGGGGCAACGTCATGCCCCTTTCAAAATCACACCCACTGCGAGAAAAATCTGGCTTGAATCTTACATGATAGTTCTCAAAGATGTTGATTTAGAAGATAGTTTAAAACAATCATTTTGGAATTATCTTGATATCTTTTCAATTTGGATGATCAATACTCCAGAATAA